Proteins from a single region of Candidatus Bathyarchaeota archaeon:
- the endA gene encoding tRNA-intron lyase has protein sequence MEVELVQNRLIVWNPQKGSELYKKGYYGKPIGIPKPRTFEFNVPLIMDMIEGLYLLENGIIKVVEGPKKRKLSPTILRKKAEKSYEDFTLKYMVYKDLRGHGYVIQPGIKFGCDFAVYEHGPGIDHAPYMVQVRRINEPITATEIVRAGRLATTVKKRFIIAVPDEKTNEVRYLMFKWWRA, from the coding sequence ATAGAAGTCGAACTAGTCCAAAATAGACTAATAGTATGGAACCCGCAAAAGGGATCAGAGCTGTACAAAAAGGGATACTACGGAAAACCCATCGGAATTCCAAAACCGCGCACATTTGAATTTAATGTCCCACTAATCATGGATATGATTGAGGGTCTATACCTACTTGAGAATGGCATTATAAAAGTTGTCGAAGGCCCTAAAAAGAGAAAACTTTCTCCAACCATCCTTAGAAAAAAGGCTGAAAAATCCTACGAGGACTTCACCCTCAAATACATGGTCTATAAAGACCTTCGAGGACATGGCTACGTTATCCAACCTGGAATCAAATTCGGATGCGACTTCGCTGTTTACGAGCATGGTCCAGGAATTGACCATGCCCCATATATGGTGCAAGTCCGCCGAATAAATGAGCCAATCACCGCCACCGAAATTGTGCGAGCTGGACGCCTAGCCACCACTGTTAAAAAAAGATTCATAATAGCGGTACCCGATGAAAAAACCAACGAAGTACGCTACCTCATGTTTAAGTGGTGGAGAGCTTAA
- a CDS encoding AbrB/MazE/SpoVT family DNA-binding domain-containing protein codes for MSITKLSSKGQITIPKDVRDKLKLEPGDKVLMEATEHAAVIRPLKKPSESMRGIGKETKSKLGNMSATALLKKMRMEDKEEL; via the coding sequence ATGAGTATTACAAAATTATCTAGTAAAGGTCAAATAACTATTCCGAAAGATGTAAGGGACAAACTAAAGTTGGAGCCAGGGGACAAGGTTCTTATGGAAGCGACGGAACATGCTGCTGTCATTAGACCGCTAAAAAAGCCTTCTGAAAGCATGAGAGGCATAGGAAAAGAAACAAAAAGCAAGCTGGGAAACATGAGCGCAACAGCACTATTAAAAAAGATGAGAATGGAGGACAAGGAAGAACTTTGA
- a CDS encoding amino acid-binding protein, with amino-acid sequence MWSKIVSHLKEYPERLEVARILVKNGLSVRNGRIYCNEIEIPPVRIARVAGVDRRTVTYTVKAIEENPELQAIFRDMRSAGHSLREIARHLNLGVVEIIPVDAKMPGILAKSASLIAERNIGIRQAIVDDPELAPEPRLTLITETKIPGELVPELLKVKGVAEVLIY; translated from the coding sequence TTGTGGAGCAAAATAGTAAGTCACCTAAAAGAATATCCTGAACGTCTTGAAGTGGCAAGAATTCTCGTAAAGAATGGACTCAGTGTTAGGAATGGACGTATATATTGTAATGAGATTGAGATCCCGCCAGTTAGAATAGCCCGCGTAGCTGGAGTTGACCGGAGAACTGTCACCTATACGGTGAAGGCAATTGAAGAAAACCCTGAACTTCAGGCAATTTTTAGAGATATGAGATCAGCTGGACATTCACTACGGGAAATCGCAAGACACCTCAACTTAGGAGTTGTAGAGATAATTCCGGTGGACGCGAAGATGCCAGGGATACTCGCGAAATCGGCTTCCCTAATAGCGGAGAGGAATATAGGCATCAGGCAGGCGATTGTAGACGACCCGGAGCTAGCACCTGAGCCGAGGCTTACGTTGATAACTGAGACAAAGATCCCTGGAGAGTTGGTGCCTGAACTTCTGAAAGTCAAGGGCGTGGCTGAAGTTTTAATCTATTAA
- the glyS gene encoding glycine--tRNA ligase, translating to MLDLYDKISELCKRRGFLFSSFEIYGGVGGFYDYGPLGSILKRRIEDKWRDLFVRREGMVELESTILMPAPVFEASGHVAHFTDVMTTCLSCGRTFRTDLLVSEAGISFPEGTTMKEFDRLVREHDIRCPDCGGNLSESEPFNLMFKVTIGPIGKGITAYGRPEAAQGQFTDFKRIYAAERERLPLAVAQIGRCVRNEIAPRKGPIRLREFTIIDYEIFVDPENMSYPRIKQIENWKLRILPASEQESGTNTIYEVTVREALERGLIKNEIHAYFLALAVKFLEELGVPPDKQRLREQLPNERAHYSKQTFDQEVWTERWGWIEVSGHAYRTDYDLSRHITYSGVDMRVFKPFEEPKEIEKIILKPKLDLIQADFKEDAPRILDLIKRAIPEIVERELREKGFYELPGPYSVRLKPEHVEFEKTKELAKGRLFVPHVIEPSFGVDRIFYVTLEYAYTEKNDRVIFRLPRDVAPIQVAVFPLVNKDGLPEKASTIYQQLIDEGFYVEYDESGSIGRRYARADEAGVPICITVDYQTLQDDTVTLRDRDTWAQVRAKIEDLPELLTKYLRKKLEFNQLGVAFKPAPSE from the coding sequence ATATTGGACCTTTACGATAAGATTTCTGAACTTTGCAAGCGTCGGGGATTCTTGTTCTCCTCCTTCGAAATTTATGGTGGCGTTGGCGGCTTCTATGATTATGGTCCTTTAGGCTCGATCCTTAAGCGGCGGATAGAAGATAAATGGCGGGATTTATTTGTCCGACGTGAAGGAATGGTGGAACTAGAGTCAACGATCCTTATGCCCGCTCCTGTGTTTGAAGCTTCAGGCCATGTTGCGCACTTTACAGATGTTATGACAACTTGCCTCTCCTGTGGACGTACGTTTCGAACCGACCTTTTAGTCAGCGAAGCTGGAATTTCATTCCCCGAAGGTACCACGATGAAAGAGTTTGACCGTCTAGTCAGGGAGCACGACATTCGCTGCCCGGATTGCGGCGGAAACCTAAGCGAATCTGAACCATTCAACTTAATGTTTAAGGTAACCATCGGCCCTATTGGCAAGGGTATAACTGCCTACGGCAGGCCTGAAGCAGCTCAAGGACAATTCACCGACTTTAAACGAATCTATGCCGCAGAGAGGGAAAGGCTTCCCTTAGCCGTGGCCCAAATTGGGCGCTGCGTCCGCAATGAAATCGCCCCAAGGAAGGGGCCCATCAGATTGAGGGAATTCACGATTATTGATTATGAGATTTTTGTCGACCCAGAAAATATGAGCTACCCGAGGATCAAGCAAATTGAAAACTGGAAACTGCGAATTCTCCCCGCAAGCGAGCAAGAGAGCGGCACAAATACAATCTATGAGGTCACAGTTCGTGAGGCTCTTGAGAGGGGATTAATTAAGAATGAAATACATGCATATTTTCTCGCCCTCGCCGTCAAGTTTCTTGAGGAGCTGGGTGTGCCGCCGGATAAGCAGCGCCTCCGTGAACAGTTGCCAAACGAGAGAGCCCACTATTCCAAGCAGACTTTTGATCAGGAAGTGTGGACTGAACGCTGGGGCTGGATTGAAGTCTCCGGGCATGCGTACCGGACAGATTATGATTTGAGTCGACACATTACGTATAGCGGCGTGGATATGCGGGTTTTCAAGCCATTTGAAGAACCTAAAGAAATTGAAAAAATTATCTTAAAACCGAAACTTGACCTCATTCAAGCAGATTTTAAAGAAGACGCGCCGCGAATCTTAGATCTTATTAAAAGGGCTATTCCGGAAATAGTTGAACGCGAACTACGCGAAAAGGGATTCTACGAATTACCCGGACCTTATTCAGTGCGGCTGAAGCCAGAACACGTTGAATTTGAAAAAACTAAGGAGCTGGCTAAGGGTAGACTGTTTGTACCACACGTTATTGAACCGTCCTTTGGAGTTGACCGAATTTTCTATGTAACTCTTGAATACGCGTATACTGAAAAGAATGACAGAGTTATCTTCCGCCTTCCAAGGGATGTCGCCCCAATTCAAGTCGCAGTATTCCCCCTTGTAAATAAGGATGGCTTACCAGAAAAAGCTAGCACAATCTATCAACAGCTTATTGACGAAGGCTTCTACGTTGAGTATGATGAGTCAGGTTCAATTGGTAGGCGGTATGCAAGAGCCGACGAAGCAGGCGTCCCAATTTGTATTACTGTAGATTATCAAACCCTTCAAGATGACACAGTTACGTTAAGAGACCGCGACACATGGGCTCAGGTACGGGCAAAGATAGAAGATCTACCAGAACTACTTACTAAATATCTCCGGAAAAAACTTGAGTTTAACCAACTTGGTGTAGCGTTTAAGCCTGCCCCATCAGAATAG
- a CDS encoding DUF47 family protein — protein MVFPAETAVQLRRRMVDICQDHVRKVLETVRELPLLISSCLRNSLPEINDHYNRVVKLEEEATNLKRALTKELTEAGAILLSREDFLRLVALNNEIVDAAGGVAFRLAEIYNRSWKIDKKVMDGIAKLADAVLDATTRLRETILSLSYTTSKTAELAKNVEAAERIVDAVYRKVDLLIISSNMKMPLILITRDITQLLEEMADKAEDAADAACVLALSAF, from the coding sequence GTGGTTTTCCCGGCAGAAACCGCTGTGCAGCTCCGACGGAGAATGGTTGACATTTGTCAAGACCATGTTCGCAAGGTCTTAGAGACAGTAAGGGAACTCCCTCTCCTGATTAGTAGTTGCCTCCGCAATAGCCTACCTGAAATAAACGACCACTATAACCGAGTGGTAAAACTTGAAGAAGAAGCTACCAACCTTAAACGAGCGTTAACTAAAGAACTGACGGAGGCAGGTGCAATTCTATTAAGCCGAGAAGATTTTCTCCGCCTCGTCGCGCTAAACAATGAAATTGTCGACGCCGCTGGTGGAGTGGCATTTCGCCTCGCCGAAATTTACAACCGAAGTTGGAAAATAGATAAAAAAGTTATGGATGGCATAGCTAAACTTGCTGACGCCGTCTTAGACGCAACGACTAGACTTAGGGAAACAATTCTCTCCCTCAGCTACACCACTTCAAAAACCGCAGAACTGGCCAAAAACGTTGAAGCAGCCGAACGAATTGTCGACGCAGTCTATCGAAAAGTCGACCTACTTATCATTTCCAGTAACATGAAAATGCCCCTCATCCTTATAACCCGCGATATCACACAACTCCTCGAAGAAATGGCGGACAAAGCCGAAGATGCCGCAGACGCTGCGTGTGTATTGGCTCTAAGTGCATTTTAG
- a CDS encoding DnaJ domain-containing protein produces the protein MFREDSIIARAKQVLGVKDNSESSIKRNFFSHITKYHPDKRGSPYTEQSKVLIEAYKVLTGRVPLDHEHF, from the coding sequence ATGTTCAGAGAAGATTCCATAATAGCTAGGGCTAAACAAGTTTTGGGCGTGAAGGATAATTCAGAATCGAGTATAAAAAGGAACTTCTTTTCGCATATAACCAAATACCATCCAGATAAACGTGGTTCACCTTATACGGAGCAATCGAAGGTTCTAATTGAAGCCTATAAGGTTCTGACTGGTAGGGTTCCTTTGGATCATGAACATTTCTAG
- a CDS encoding NAD(+)/NADH kinase, whose product MKIGVVAKYDVSTDLQDVNHVLKTLNEYNVNVTLEAELAKIMNMAGSEIREMEVDLILCIGGDSTILKTIQELGEKQVPVLGVRSHGNLGFITEMDIDDFKAGLKRVLQRKYEVERRSRLECWINGNRTLPLALNEVAIFARTSATLIRYSLAINNKSMWRDEGDGVIVATPTGSTAYAMSAGGPVVLHNAPVFIIAPVNSVNPLRRPLIVPDKSEILVDNISSPTTCEVIVDGRFRKAINGNKVLIKRAASEALFVKLAKEKFFSLSRKLSQKTGVYEDLLDGVPPSAKLILKILQYEGSLTQKEIIEKTDLPPRTVRFALNLLMEKDIILKKVLLRDARQSTYVLNEKLTLLS is encoded by the coding sequence ATGAAGATAGGTGTAGTTGCGAAATACGACGTATCAACTGACCTTCAAGATGTCAATCACGTCCTAAAGACCCTTAATGAGTATAATGTCAACGTTACACTAGAGGCTGAACTAGCGAAAATCATGAACATGGCTGGATCGGAAATTCGAGAAATGGAAGTCGACCTTATTCTATGCATTGGTGGAGATTCAACTATTTTGAAAACGATCCAAGAACTAGGGGAAAAGCAAGTTCCAGTTCTAGGTGTACGAAGTCATGGAAACCTCGGGTTTATCACAGAAATGGATATCGACGATTTCAAAGCCGGTCTAAAAAGGGTATTGCAAAGAAAGTATGAAGTGGAGAGAAGATCAAGGTTAGAATGCTGGATAAATGGTAATAGAACGCTTCCTCTCGCATTAAATGAGGTTGCCATCTTTGCTCGGACAAGCGCGACGCTCATCAGATACTCCCTTGCAATCAATAATAAATCAATGTGGCGAGATGAAGGCGATGGAGTTATTGTAGCTACACCTACAGGCTCAACAGCCTATGCCATGTCCGCTGGTGGCCCAGTGGTGCTACACAATGCACCTGTATTTATCATTGCTCCAGTTAATTCCGTCAACCCGTTGAGAAGACCCCTTATTGTGCCGGACAAAAGCGAAATACTCGTGGACAATATCAGTAGTCCGACGACGTGTGAGGTTATCGTCGATGGTAGGTTTAGGAAGGCGATTAATGGCAATAAGGTTCTTATTAAGAGAGCAGCATCCGAAGCTCTCTTCGTCAAGCTTGCCAAAGAGAAATTCTTCAGTCTTTCAAGAAAATTGAGCCAAAAAACAGGAGTCTACGAAGATCTATTAGACGGTGTTCCACCAAGTGCAAAACTCATTCTAAAAATCCTTCAATATGAAGGTTCATTAACCCAAAAGGAAATCATCGAAAAAACAGACCTTCCGCCAAGAACAGTGAGATTTGCCCTAAATCTCCTAATGGAAAAGGACATCATTCTTAAAAAAGTCCTCCTTAGGGATGCTAGGCAGAGCACATATGTGCTAAATGAAAAATTAACTCTCCTTTCATAG
- a CDS encoding aspartate dehydrogenase, whose protein sequence is MEPLAIGLIGCGAIGTVLAKAIDRGAVRNAKLMAVYDIIYARSKGLAAILEGKPYVAKTFEELIERKDVNFFVEAASQDAVKQYAQEVLRTGRDLMIMSVGALLDNGFLHEIVSLAEKGGRKIYVPSGAVVGLNGVKSASVGAIRRVIITSKKPPQSLESTPYVMQRKIDLSTLKERTTIYEGPAREAVKLFPANVNVAASLSLAGIGADKTIVRVIVDPSANKNVHEVYVEGEFGELRTRVVNVPSPTNPKTSYLAALSAIQTLREIGESLVIGT, encoded by the coding sequence ATGGAGCCACTTGCCATTGGGCTAATTGGCTGTGGTGCTATTGGAACAGTTTTAGCTAAGGCAATTGATAGGGGAGCGGTCCGCAACGCCAAGCTGATGGCAGTCTATGATATAATATATGCGCGTTCAAAAGGGCTCGCGGCTATATTGGAAGGAAAGCCCTATGTTGCGAAAACGTTTGAGGAGTTAATCGAGAGGAAAGACGTCAATTTCTTTGTCGAAGCCGCGTCGCAGGATGCTGTTAAGCAATACGCCCAAGAGGTGCTTAGGACAGGCAGAGATCTAATGATCATGAGTGTGGGTGCGCTACTTGATAACGGATTTCTTCATGAGATTGTCTCACTAGCTGAGAAGGGAGGCAGAAAGATTTACGTTCCCTCGGGAGCTGTCGTTGGCTTAAACGGAGTCAAATCGGCTTCCGTGGGCGCCATAAGGAGGGTGATAATCACATCTAAAAAGCCGCCCCAGAGCCTCGAGAGTACCCCGTATGTGATGCAACGTAAAATCGACTTATCCACATTAAAGGAGCGGACAACAATTTATGAGGGCCCAGCCAGAGAAGCTGTAAAGCTCTTCCCCGCGAACGTAAACGTTGCCGCCTCCTTAAGCCTCGCGGGAATCGGAGCCGACAAGACAATAGTCCGAGTTATTGTTGACCCGAGTGCTAACAAAAATGTACATGAAGTCTATGTTGAGGGAGAATTCGGAGAACTGCGAACGAGGGTCGTAAACGTCCCCAGCCCGACAAATCCGAAGACGAGTTATTTAGCCGCTTTATCAGCTATCCAGACTCTGCGGGAGATAGGTGAAAGCCTAGTTATCGGTACGTAG
- a CDS encoding YkgJ family cysteine cluster protein yields MAFAYPRKVRWRCQRCTVCCGDTPNRECQILLLEVEAEHIKTKTDHTIDEIATPLSKFHSYKYQLRKRSSDGKCIFLRGNSCLIYDFRPLICRFYPFWLERLGSRMYVFKVSLECPGIGCGQVLSRKFFSELFEEAAEALEVSRIS; encoded by the coding sequence ATGGCTTTTGCATATCCGAGAAAAGTTCGGTGGAGATGCCAGAGATGCACCGTATGTTGCGGAGACACGCCCAATAGAGAGTGCCAAATATTGCTTCTAGAAGTAGAGGCAGAGCATATAAAAACAAAGACGGACCATACGATAGATGAAATTGCCACTCCGTTGTCAAAATTCCATTCTTACAAGTATCAACTCAGAAAAAGATCTTCAGATGGAAAGTGTATCTTTCTCAGAGGTAATAGTTGCTTGATATACGATTTTCGTCCGCTTATTTGTCGATTTTATCCATTCTGGTTAGAGAGGCTCGGCTCACGAATGTATGTTTTTAAGGTTTCTTTGGAATGCCCAGGGATTGGCTGTGGTCAAGTGTTGAGCCGCAAGTTTTTCTCAGAATTGTTTGAGGAAGCGGCTGAGGCTTTAGAAGTTAGTCGGATATCTTAG
- a CDS encoding glycosyltransferase translates to MQAVSLFLHHHLHLLILYFISFTLVPAVIIKVKSRNYRIFNGRVKPVTVIVPVHTEDYEIFERSMKSIRAENPDQIIVSIDSGDQKLIGIAKKYDAEVLSHQKRIGKREALVRAWEKAKHDIIVNVDSDVILQNGCIRELSKPFDDNSIVGVATNQSSERTNSIFSFVFSALISRNVNIVNKALNGGLVVVDGKCCAWRKSFLLKVKDSFLNEYWMGKRNEIGDDRFLSREALKLGFKTVYQDTAKILAPSPKTFEEFLLQQLRWRRSGVKYWLMDLKEGVAPSKTYVLHSTTYHAAPLAFIVAVILDMLFFHLPFNLGNVWISLGVIVVGVSLVTLTWQLIYHGKPIVRPWHLAIQGLIGLFVVLPISLYGTLTIKNQYAWLSRNYAAIDGKNESITLAALPLIFVPIMLFGFPIALIALVNEAVMYS, encoded by the coding sequence TTGCAGGCAGTTTCATTATTTTTGCATCATCATCTGCACTTGTTAATACTTTACTTCATTTCGTTTACATTGGTTCCAGCGGTCATCATAAAAGTGAAAAGCAGAAACTATCGTATTTTTAATGGTAGAGTAAAACCTGTTACAGTAATAGTTCCAGTTCATACAGAGGACTACGAAATTTTTGAACGTTCAATGAAATCAATTCGTGCAGAGAACCCTGACCAGATCATTGTGTCCATTGATAGTGGTGACCAAAAGTTAATAGGCATCGCGAAAAAGTATGATGCCGAAGTTTTGAGTCATCAAAAAAGAATTGGGAAACGAGAAGCGTTGGTTAGGGCGTGGGAAAAAGCCAAGCATGACATAATAGTTAATGTGGATTCAGATGTTATTTTACAAAATGGGTGTATTAGGGAGTTATCTAAACCGTTTGACGATAACAGTATTGTGGGAGTTGCTACAAATCAATCCTCAGAACGAACTAATTCCATTTTTTCTTTTGTTTTTTCCGCTCTTATTAGTAGGAATGTTAACATCGTCAACAAGGCGCTAAACGGTGGGTTAGTTGTTGTTGACGGTAAATGTTGTGCCTGGAGAAAATCTTTCTTGTTGAAAGTAAAAGATTCATTCTTAAACGAGTATTGGATGGGTAAAAGAAACGAAATTGGTGATGATAGATTTTTATCAAGAGAGGCTCTAAAACTTGGCTTCAAAACTGTGTACCAAGATACAGCAAAAATTCTAGCTCCTTCTCCAAAAACATTTGAAGAATTTTTACTTCAACAATTAAGATGGAGAAGATCCGGAGTAAAGTACTGGTTAATGGACCTTAAGGAAGGAGTCGCTCCAAGCAAAACTTATGTTCTACACAGTACCACATACCATGCTGCGCCTCTCGCCTTCATTGTCGCGGTAATCTTAGATATGTTATTTTTCCATTTACCGTTCAATCTAGGTAATGTTTGGATTTCCTTAGGAGTAATCGTGGTTGGTGTGTCTCTTGTGACACTCACTTGGCAACTGATATATCATGGTAAGCCGATAGTTCGACCTTGGCATTTGGCAATTCAAGGTCTAATAGGGCTTTTTGTTGTGTTGCCAATCTCACTGTATGGAACTTTAACTATTAAAAATCAATATGCATGGTTGAGTAGAAATTATGCAGCAATTGACGGCAAAAATGAATCCATTACTTTAGCCGCCTTACCTTTAATTTTCGTGCCCATCATGCTTTTTGGTTTTCCTATAGCCCTTATTGCCTTAGTAAACGAGGCGGTTATGTATAGTTAA
- the nadA gene encoding quinolinate synthase NadA has protein sequence MEAKRLELVERIQNLKKEKRAIILAHNYQRPEVQDVADYVGDSIELSRRAMAEEEARIIVFSAVDFMAQSAAILNPNKRVLIPSLGARCPMAQMLPAENVRFWKRKHPNTPVVLYVNTLAEAKAECDICCTSANALKIMSSLNADTILFGPDHNLAWYVQQKTGKKIISIPERGFCPTHLLFLKEDILLLKEEHPNAIVAVHPECTPDVQSTADFIGSTSQICRFAKESPAEKLIIGTEVGILHRLKTENPSKDFIPVYNGAICPNMKRNTLELIYLALKEERYPINVPDKVAKRARQSLEKMFEIT, from the coding sequence ATGGAAGCTAAGCGACTCGAACTCGTAGAGAGAATTCAAAACTTGAAGAAGGAGAAGAGAGCAATCATTCTCGCCCACAACTACCAAAGACCTGAAGTCCAGGACGTTGCGGATTACGTCGGCGATAGCATCGAATTAAGCCGCCGCGCAATGGCGGAGGAAGAAGCGAGAATCATCGTGTTTTCAGCCGTTGATTTTATGGCTCAGTCCGCCGCAATCCTAAACCCAAATAAAAGGGTTCTAATCCCGAGCCTTGGTGCACGCTGCCCTATGGCCCAAATGCTTCCAGCTGAAAACGTCCGATTTTGGAAGCGGAAGCACCCAAACACGCCCGTTGTCCTCTACGTTAACACACTTGCAGAGGCTAAAGCTGAGTGTGATATATGCTGCACCTCCGCAAATGCATTAAAAATTATGAGCTCCCTAAACGCTGACACAATACTTTTCGGTCCTGACCATAACTTAGCATGGTACGTCCAACAGAAAACCGGAAAGAAGATTATATCGATTCCAGAGAGAGGCTTCTGCCCAACACATCTACTCTTTCTCAAGGAGGATATTCTTCTATTAAAGGAGGAGCATCCCAACGCCATCGTAGCAGTGCACCCAGAGTGCACCCCAGATGTCCAGTCGACAGCTGATTTCATTGGAAGCACATCGCAAATTTGCAGATTCGCTAAGGAATCTCCTGCGGAAAAGCTCATCATAGGAACTGAGGTTGGTATACTCCACCGCCTCAAAACGGAGAACCCAAGCAAGGATTTTATACCAGTTTACAACGGAGCGATATGCCCAAACATGAAACGGAATACATTGGAATTAATTTATTTAGCTTTGAAAGAAGAGAGGTATCCAATAAATGTACCAGACAAGGTGGCGAAGAGAGCTCGTCAATCTCTGGAGAAGATGTTTGAGATAACATAG
- a CDS encoding TrpB-like pyridoxal phosphate-dependent enzyme, protein MPTYWYNIQADLPEPLPPPLDPKTLQPINPALLERIFAKELIRQEVSTERYIKIPDEVRDAYLRIPRPTPLYRAKRLEAYLKTPAQIYYKCEYLSPPGSHKPNTAIAQAYYNKKQGVERLTTETGAGQWGSALAMACALFELKCRVYMVRVSYNQKPGRRTMMEIWGAEVLPSPSDQTKFGKSLLEKDPNHPGTLGIAISEALEDTLSREDTRYCLGSVLNHVLLHQTIVGQEAKKQFEMIDVYPDVICGCIGGGSNFSGFCFPFMMDKLKGKTETEFIACESKAVPHTTRAVYTYDYGDTAQITPLLKMFTLGHNYACPPIHAGGLRYHGMAPLISYLIHKGYMKSIAYYQNEIFEAARILAQTEGMITAPETAHNVKYAIDEALKCKQTGEKKIIAFNNCGHGLLDLTAYESFLAGKLEDYEPVKIEPPTYVP, encoded by the coding sequence ATGCCAACCTATTGGTACAATATACAAGCTGATCTCCCAGAACCCCTACCTCCACCTCTCGACCCAAAAACGCTTCAACCAATAAATCCAGCGCTCCTTGAACGCATTTTCGCCAAAGAATTAATACGCCAAGAAGTTTCAACAGAACGCTACATCAAAATCCCAGACGAGGTCAGAGATGCTTATCTCCGCATACCCCGCCCAACACCGCTTTACAGAGCAAAACGCCTTGAAGCCTACCTAAAAACCCCTGCCCAAATATATTACAAATGCGAATACCTCAGTCCACCGGGCAGCCACAAACCTAACACAGCCATAGCACAAGCATACTACAACAAAAAACAGGGAGTGGAAAGACTAACCACAGAGACTGGAGCCGGTCAATGGGGCTCTGCCCTCGCAATGGCGTGTGCCCTCTTCGAGCTAAAATGTCGCGTATACATGGTCCGCGTCAGCTACAACCAAAAACCGGGTAGACGAACAATGATGGAAATATGGGGGGCAGAGGTCCTCCCCTCCCCAAGCGACCAGACGAAATTCGGAAAAAGCCTCCTCGAAAAAGACCCAAATCACCCAGGAACCCTTGGAATAGCTATTAGCGAGGCTCTTGAAGATACCCTAAGTCGCGAAGACACAAGATACTGCTTGGGATCCGTCCTAAACCATGTTTTACTCCACCAAACCATAGTTGGACAGGAAGCAAAGAAACAGTTTGAAATGATAGACGTTTACCCGGATGTCATCTGCGGGTGCATAGGCGGAGGTTCTAACTTTTCGGGCTTCTGCTTTCCCTTCATGATGGACAAACTCAAAGGGAAAACAGAGACAGAATTCATTGCTTGTGAGTCTAAGGCGGTTCCGCACACTACAAGGGCTGTGTACACCTACGACTATGGCGATACTGCCCAGATCACGCCTCTCCTGAAAATGTTTACCCTTGGGCATAATTATGCATGTCCACCAATCCATGCGGGTGGTCTCCGCTATCATGGTATGGCCCCATTGATATCTTATCTAATTCACAAAGGCTACATGAAGTCTATAGCTTACTACCAAAACGAGATCTTCGAAGCTGCCCGCATACTCGCCCAAACTGAGGGTATGATCACCGCACCTGAAACCGCTCACAACGTCAAATACGCCATCGATGAGGCCCTAAAGTGCAAACAAACCGGTGAGAAAAAAATCATAGCCTTCAACAATTGCGGGCACGGTCTCCTAGATCTAACAGCATACGAGAGCTTTCTCGCTGGAAAACTCGAGGACTACGAGCCAGTTAAGATAGAGCCTCCGACATATGTTCCCTGA